The Brassica oleracea var. oleracea cultivar TO1000 chromosome C6, BOL, whole genome shotgun sequence genome includes a region encoding these proteins:
- the LOC106298280 gene encoding UPF0160 protein-like, whose translation MFPVTKGLIRNLSLLPLPLVAAAMAPSAVVRVYSTTTTSPASPSEASVKKVGTHNGSFHCDEALGCFMIRLSHKFSGADIVRTRDPKILGELDAVLDVGGVYDPDHDRYDHHQKGFEEVFGHGFNTKLSSAGLVYKHFGKEIIAKELNVDQDHPDVLRLFLAVYKSFMEAIDAVDNGINRYDTDQPPRYVNNTHLSSRVGRLNLDWIDPDQSQEKENEAFQLAMALAGKEFLQSVRFHARSWLPARSIVMQCLEERFKTDPSGEIMELKNFCPWKLHLFELEQEMKIEPLIKYVIYQDERGKQWRVQAVAVAPDRFENRKALPEQWRGLRDEELSKAAEIPGCVFVHMSGFIGGNQSYEGALSMARTALTL comes from the exons ATGTTTCCAGTAACAAAGGGTTTAATCAGAAACTTGAGTCTCCTTCCTCTTCCTCTCGTTGCTGCAGCAATGGCTCCTTCTGCCGTCGTTAGGGTTTACTCTACTACTACTACTAGTCCCGCATCTCCTTCGGAAGCTTCCGTCAAGAAAGTTGGTACTCACAATGGAAGCTTTCACTGCGACGAGGCTCTCGGTTGCTTCATGATCCGCCTCTCCCATAAGTTCTCCGGCGCCGACATCGTCCGTACCCGTGACCCTAAG ATATTGGGGGAGCTTGATGCAGTGCTTGACGTTGGAGGTGTTTATGACCCCGACCATGACCGCTATGATCATCACCAGAAGGGCTTCGAAGAGGTGTTTGGACACGGTTTCAACACCAAGCTCAGCAGTGCCGGTCTCGTTTACAAG CATTTTGGAAAGGAGATCATAGCTAAGGAACTTAACGTCGACCAAGATCACCCTGATGTCCTTCGCTTGTTTCTAGCTGTCTACAAGAGCTTCATGGAG GCGATTGATGCTGTGGACAACGGAATAAATCGGTATGATACTGATCAGCCTCCAAGATATGTGAACAACACGCATTTGTCTTCGAGGGTTGGAAGATTAAATCTTGATTGGATTGACCCTGACCAGTCCCAGGAGAAGGAGAATGAGGCTTTCCAGCTTGCCATGGCTCTTGCTGGCAAAGAGTTCCTCCAA AGTGTAAGATTTCATGCAAGGTCGTGGTTGCCGGCTCGATCAATCGTGATGCAGTGCCTTGAAGAAAGATTCAAGACTGACCCTAGTGGCGAGATCATGGAACTGAAAAACTTCTGCCCT TGGAAGCTTCATTTGTTCGAGCTTGAGCAAGAGATGAAGATCGAACCACTCATCAAATACGTCATCTACCAG GACGAGCGAGGAAAGCAGTGGAGAGTCCAAGCAGTGGCGGTTGCACCAGACAGGTTTGAGAACCGAAAGGCTCTTCCTGAGCAATGGAGAGGCCTTAGAGATGAGGAACTCTCTAAAGCTGCTGAGATCCCCGGTTGCGTTTTTGTCCACATGAGCGGCTTTATTGGCGGAAACCAGTCCTATGAAGGGGCTTTATCCATGGCTCGAACTGCTCTCACTCTCTAA